The following are from one region of the Magallana gigas chromosome 4, xbMagGiga1.1, whole genome shotgun sequence genome:
- the LOC105340166 gene encoding uncharacterized protein isoform X2 — MIAQFDPLLLLLCHVILGGQLVCGDSCPKDKECCPKCADTEPSQTTATCSCSTPTSLQTTANSSRTTTGESPHSTTAIPSPSPNSSSLASSCPTVVTTDCPECSTISSSTTTPICPECPGKILQNSTPSPGSIIGATLGGAAFGSILTVIVFVCSRRRSHSADDSKEELTPNVVRNAAYQYNNGHINLASSTSVNSAYSEIHHNATRKAARISPVMRQEDTIWKEEVYNHLHESDKEDRSDYYDHAGPVPSLSVIEDGYGVLSMESKGNDNYNTVDRDYSTDCGKSMTAEHCK; from the exons aTCCTTTACTGCTATTACTTTGCCACGTAATTTTAGGAGGACAACTTGTTTGTGGCG ATAGTTGTCCAAAAGATAAGGAATGCTGCCCAAAATGTGCGGACACTGAGCCATCTCAAACGACTGCTACATGTAGCTGCTCAACTCCAACATCACTTCAAACAACAGCAAATTCGTCCCGTACAACAACTGGAGAGAGTCCACATAGTACAACAGCTATTCCATCTCCTTCACCGAATTCATCCTCACTCGCAAGCAGTTGTCCAACTGTGGTGACAACAG ACTGTCCTGAGTGCTCAACAATTTCATCATCGACGACAACACCTATATGTCCAGAATGTCCTGGCAAAATTTTACAGAACAGTA CGCCCTCTCCTGGATCTATCATTGGTGCAACACTGGGAGGCGCTGCCTTTGGATCCATCCTGACAGTGATTGTTTTTGTTTGCTCGCGTCGAAGGTCTCACTCTGCTGATGACAGCAAaga GGAACTTACACCAAACGTAGTGAGAAATGCTGCGTATCAATACAACAATGGACATATTAATTTAGCATCTTCAACATCAGTAAACTCGGCGTATAGCGAAATACATCATAACGCCACG CGAAAAGCCGCTCGAATATCTCCAGTTATGCGACAAGAGGACACGATTTGGAAGGAAGAGGTCTACAACCATTTACACGAATCAGACAAAGAGGATAGGAGTGACTACTACGACCACGCAGGGCCGGTGCCATCTTTGTCTGTCATTGAGGACGGGTATGGAGTACTGTCTATGGAAAGTAAAGGCAATGATAACTACAACACGGTGGATAGGGACTACTCTACGGATTGTGGAAAGTCAATGACTGCTGAGCATTGCAAAtaa
- the LOC105340166 gene encoding uncharacterized protein isoform X3, producing MITRFDPLLLLLCHVILGGQLVCGDSCPKDKECCPKCADTEPSQTTATCSCSTPTSLQTTANSSRTTTGESPHSTTAIPSPSPNSSSLASSCPTVVTTAPSPGSIIGATLGGAAFGSILTVIVFVCSRRRSHSADDSKEELTPNVVRNAAYQYNNGHINLASSTSVNSAYSEIHHNATRKAARISPVMRQEDTIWKEEVYNHLHESDKEDRSDYYDHAGPVPSLSVIEDGYGVLSMESKGNDNYNTVDRDYSTDCGKSMTAEHCK from the exons ATGATCACGCGATTCG aTCCTTTACTGCTATTACTTTGCCACGTAATTTTAGGAGGACAACTTGTTTGTGGCG ATAGTTGTCCAAAAGATAAGGAATGCTGCCCAAAATGTGCGGACACTGAGCCATCTCAAACGACTGCTACATGTAGCTGCTCAACTCCAACATCACTTCAAACAACAGCAAATTCGTCCCGTACAACAACTGGAGAGAGTCCACATAGTACAACAGCTATTCCATCTCCTTCACCGAATTCATCCTCACTCGCAAGCAGTTGTCCAACTGTGGTGACAACAG CGCCCTCTCCTGGATCTATCATTGGTGCAACACTGGGAGGCGCTGCCTTTGGATCCATCCTGACAGTGATTGTTTTTGTTTGCTCGCGTCGAAGGTCTCACTCTGCTGATGACAGCAAaga GGAACTTACACCAAACGTAGTGAGAAATGCTGCGTATCAATACAACAATGGACATATTAATTTAGCATCTTCAACATCAGTAAACTCGGCGTATAGCGAAATACATCATAACGCCACG CGAAAAGCCGCTCGAATATCTCCAGTTATGCGACAAGAGGACACGATTTGGAAGGAAGAGGTCTACAACCATTTACACGAATCAGACAAAGAGGATAGGAGTGACTACTACGACCACGCAGGGCCGGTGCCATCTTTGTCTGTCATTGAGGACGGGTATGGAGTACTGTCTATGGAAAGTAAAGGCAATGATAACTACAACACGGTGGATAGGGACTACTCTACGGATTGTGGAAAGTCAATGACTGCTGAGCATTGCAAAtaa
- the LOC105340166 gene encoding uncharacterized protein isoform X1 produces the protein MITRFDPLLLLLCHVILGGQLVCGDSCPKDKECCPKCADTEPSQTTATCSCSTPTSLQTTANSSRTTTGESPHSTTAIPSPSPNSSSLASSCPTVVTTDCPECSTISSSTTTPICPECPGKILQNSTPSPGSIIGATLGGAAFGSILTVIVFVCSRRRSHSADDSKEELTPNVVRNAAYQYNNGHINLASSTSVNSAYSEIHHNATRKAARISPVMRQEDTIWKEEVYNHLHESDKEDRSDYYDHAGPVPSLSVIEDGYGVLSMESKGNDNYNTVDRDYSTDCGKSMTAEHCK, from the exons ATGATCACGCGATTCG aTCCTTTACTGCTATTACTTTGCCACGTAATTTTAGGAGGACAACTTGTTTGTGGCG ATAGTTGTCCAAAAGATAAGGAATGCTGCCCAAAATGTGCGGACACTGAGCCATCTCAAACGACTGCTACATGTAGCTGCTCAACTCCAACATCACTTCAAACAACAGCAAATTCGTCCCGTACAACAACTGGAGAGAGTCCACATAGTACAACAGCTATTCCATCTCCTTCACCGAATTCATCCTCACTCGCAAGCAGTTGTCCAACTGTGGTGACAACAG ACTGTCCTGAGTGCTCAACAATTTCATCATCGACGACAACACCTATATGTCCAGAATGTCCTGGCAAAATTTTACAGAACAGTA CGCCCTCTCCTGGATCTATCATTGGTGCAACACTGGGAGGCGCTGCCTTTGGATCCATCCTGACAGTGATTGTTTTTGTTTGCTCGCGTCGAAGGTCTCACTCTGCTGATGACAGCAAaga GGAACTTACACCAAACGTAGTGAGAAATGCTGCGTATCAATACAACAATGGACATATTAATTTAGCATCTTCAACATCAGTAAACTCGGCGTATAGCGAAATACATCATAACGCCACG CGAAAAGCCGCTCGAATATCTCCAGTTATGCGACAAGAGGACACGATTTGGAAGGAAGAGGTCTACAACCATTTACACGAATCAGACAAAGAGGATAGGAGTGACTACTACGACCACGCAGGGCCGGTGCCATCTTTGTCTGTCATTGAGGACGGGTATGGAGTACTGTCTATGGAAAGTAAAGGCAATGATAACTACAACACGGTGGATAGGGACTACTCTACGGATTGTGGAAAGTCAATGACTGCTGAGCATTGCAAAtaa